The following are encoded together in the Fundulus heteroclitus isolate FHET01 chromosome 19, MU-UCD_Fhet_4.1, whole genome shotgun sequence genome:
- the LOC105932829 gene encoding phospholipase A and acyltransferase 4, with product MAPTLFDIDAKPGDLIEIFGGIYHHWAVFIGGNEVVHLTPTTHRGGDLGELFTFLDSSTATVRRQKIWVVVGSNRFTVNNLLDDDYQPRDPGTIVSDAVKMVGEEHPYNIATYNSEHFVTELRYGKPESRQVQTAAVIGGVAAAGVAVAVVGAALFSALSKNKNKK from the exons ATGGCTCCAACACTG TTTGACATTGATGCAAAGCCGGGGGATCTGATTGAAATCTTTGGTGGAATATACCACCACTGGGCTGTTTTCATTGGAGGAAATGAAGTGGTTCATTTAACTCCAACAA CACATAGAGGAGGAGATCTGGGTGAGCTGTTCACATTCCTTGATAGCAGCACAGCTACAGTGAGGCGTCAGAAGATCTGGGTTGTTGTTGGGTCCAACCGTTTCACTGTCAACAACCTACTGGATGATGATTACCAGCCTCGTGACCCCGGCACCATTGTCAGCGATGCTGTGAAGATGGTCGGTGAGGAGCACCCATACAATATTGCCACTTATAACAGTGAACACTTTGTCACAGAGCTTCGATATGGCAAACCAGAATCCCGACAG GTTCAAACTGCAGCTGTGATTGGAGGTGTCGCCGCAGCCGGTGTAGCAGTTGCAGTTGTGGGTGCTGCTTTGTTCTCTGCcctcagcaaaaataaaaacaaaaaataa